In the genome of Streptomyces lydicus, the window GGCACCGACCGGGAGCGGGTGACGGTACTCACATCGGACAAGGTCGCCGACCATGTCTGGCGTGACCCCAATGTCGTCATTGTCGTCGGGGGTTCACCCGGCGGCGCCGCGGCCCAGGGCACCGGCTGGATCGCCGGCCGCGAGGTCGGCCACCCGACGGGAGCGCGCGGCTGGGGACTTCCGGCCGGCGCCTACGGTGGCGCTCTGGGCGAGGGGGAATCCGTCCAGCTGCGCACCGCGCAACTCGCCCGCCTCGGGCCGCAGGTGGGAGACCTCGTCTGGGACATCGGCGCGGGCAGCGGAGCCGCCGCGGTGGAGGCCGGGCGCTTCGGCGCCGCCGTCATCGCGGTGGACGCCGACCCCGACGCCTGCGGAAGGGCGGCCGCCCTCGCCCGCCGCCACGGCGTCCAACTCCAGGTCGTGCACGGGCGGGCACCGCAGGTCCTGGAGGACCTGCCCGAGCCCGATGTGGTCCGGGTCGGCGGCGGGGGAGCGGAGGTCGTCACCGCCTGCGCGGCCCGCCGCCCCGAACGCATCGTCACCCACGCCGCCACCCGCGACGAGGCCGAAGTACTGGGCCGGGCGCTGGCCGACGGCGGCTACGACGTCGAGTGCGCGCTGCTGCAGTCCGTGGACCTGGACACCTCCGTCTGGGTCGAACGCGAGCGGTCCGTGGTGTTTTTGCTCAGCGGCTATCGCGTTCCTCACCCATGACCAGCACGGCAACCCGCGCGGGGTAGGCTGGCGGATCGTTGCGCCGCCGTTCCGCATTCGGCTTCGTACACCAATATCCGGAAAATGCCGTGGTTTTGGCCGAATATGAAGCTCTGGAGAGCGGACGTGCCGCGAGGCGTGCTCGCTCGTTCTAGCTATCGGGGCGTCGGCGCGCCCCGGTCGAGCGCGTCGCACGAGCGGTTGGAAGGAGCACTACCAATGGGCGAGGGGTACGCATGACCGACACCGGCCAGGTCCCGGGCGAGGGGCAGCCGGAGAACGCAGGCGGACATCCCGGGCAGCCGCAGCCGGCGGCCGCTCCCTCCCCTGCCGACGCCGGACCGACGGAGCTGCCGGGCATGGCGCCCCCTCCCGGCACCTACCCCTACGTCGACCAGGCCGACGGCGTCGCCGAGGACGACGATCTGCTGCTGATGCCGGGTGCCCAGGGCGCCTGGAGCGAGCAGCCGGCGGCCCAGCCGCTCCCGCAGCCGCAGGAGACCCACCAGGGTCCGCAGGGCACGCCGTACGACCCGGCCGCCCAGGGGGCCACCGGTTTCGAGCCGATGCCCGCCCCGGCCGGTGACCACGAGAGCGGCGGCCGGGATTCCGGTTCGGTCGACCTCGGCGCCGTCCGTATCCCGCAGCCCGCGGCACCGCAGCAGTCCCGTGCCGCGGCGCCCGCCACGCCCCCGCGCCGTCCGCTGCACATGGGCCCGCCCGTTCCCGACGCGACCGGCGGAGTGGTCCGTTCGCTCGCCGACCGCGGACCGGCCGACGCGCCCGCGCAGCCCGCCGCCCGGCACGCCGGACCGCCCACCGGCGGACCCGAATACTTCGACGCTCCGGCCGGGGCACCCGAGACCGCGATGGGCGAAGTGCCGTCGCCCCAGACGGGTCTGCCGTACGCCGAGCAGCCCTTGGGAGAGGCGGCTGCACCGGAGCCGGGCCTTGCGGCGGCGTCCTACGCCGGACAGCCGTACGGCGAGCAGCCCTACGGTGAACAGTCCTACGGCGGGCAGGCCTACGGTGGGCAGCTGTCCGCCGAGCAGACCTATGGGGCCGCGGGCCAGGGCCCGTTGCCCGGCCCGCAGCTCGGCGAGATCCCGTCGCAGGCGCCGTCCTGGAACGAGGCCGCGGCCCAGGCCGCGGCGTCGGTCCCCCTTGCAGAAACGGTCGCCCCCGAGGCATCCGTCGCCCCCGAGGCACTCGTCGCACCCGTCGCCGAGCCCGCGCCTGCCGTCCCGCAGGACACGGCGCCCGGCGGACAGCCGCAGCCGATGCCGCTGCCGGCCGAGGACACAGCCACGCCTGCTGACGGCGCGGCCGTCGCTGAGGACGCCGTCGAAGCTGCCGAAGCCGCCGATGTGGTGGATGTGGTGCAGGAGGCGCCGGAGGCGCTGGACGTGCAGGCCGGGGCCGAGACGGCGGCGCAGGCGCAACCGCAGGAGGCGGCTGCGGAGGCGCTGCCGGATGCGGCCGTGACCGGTGAGGACGGAACGGCCGCGCCGGGTGCCCCCGCGCCGGAGGCCGCCGTACCGAACGTGCCCGCAGCGGATCTGCCCGCACCGGATCCGTCCGCACCGGACGAAGCCGCCGCGGCCGCCCAGCAGCCCGGGACGGCCGCCGCCGAGGACGTGCAGCAGCCCGCGGACCAGGACAGCCCCGCCGAGGCGGAAGCCGGAACCGGAGCCGAGCCCGAGCTGCCGGCGCAGCCCGTCGGGGCCCCGGACCTTGTTGCCGACGAAGCCGTCGCCCAGGCCGGAGAGCCCGTCGCCGCACAGCCGTTGGCCGATGTCACCGCCGACCCGGCTCCGGCACCGCAGGACGAGCAGAGCGCCGACCAGGAGCAGCCCGCCGGCGGGCCCGGGGAGGCTCCTGCGGAGGCGGTGGACGCCGCCCCCGCAGAGGCTGCCCCCGCAGAAGCCGTCCCCGCCGACGCCTCCGGTACCGACGCCCCCGACGTCCCCGTTGCCGAGTCCGCCACCGCGAGCGACGCGCCCCTGGAACAGACGGTCATAGAGCCGCCCGAGGCGCAGGAACCGGCCGCCGGAGAGCCGCAGTCCGGTGCCCCCGTGGACGACGCCGCCGGGCAGCAGACCGCGGAGGCGCCCGCACCTCAGGACGCACCGCAGGACGCACCGCAGGCCGCGCCACAGGACGCGGACACCACCGTCGAGGAGCAGCCCGAAGCGGCCGGTCCCGATGCCCCCGACCGTCCCGGCGAGCCGGACGCCTCGGCAGCCGAAGCGACCCCCGACACCGGCCCCGCCACCGACGGGCCGACCGACGAGCCGGCCGAAACCACCGGGGCCGCAGATACTGCCGGTCCCGACGAGGCTGCCGGGACCGACGAGCCCGCCGGGACCGCAGACACTGCCGAGCCCGCCGGGACCGACGAAACCGCCCCGACCGCAGAGACCTTCGAGCCCGCGGACGCCGACGGACCCCAGGTCCCCGGCGACCCCTCCGACGCCCCCCTCCTCACCGTCCACATCCCGGCCCAGGCCTCCGGCGAGCCGTCCACCACGGACACCCCGGCGCCGGCCCCGGCTCCGCAGGCCAAGGCCGAAGAGCCCCCGGCGGCCGGATCCGCGCCGGACAGCACCCCCGCTGCCGACGCCCCCGCCGACGAGACGCCCCAGCAGCAGGACGACGAGATGCCCCAGCAGCAGGACGCCGCCGAACTCGTCCAGCTCGGCGACGACCTGCCGCACACCGCGGCTGAGCAGTCCGCCGAGGCGCCCGACGGCTCCGTCGCCGAGTCCACCGAGGCACCCGACGCGGCCGGTCTGCCGTCCCCGGCCGCCGGGTACGACGACGACGAGCGCGCCGCCGTGCACCGTGTGATGCGCGAACGCCGCGACATCCGCAACGGCTTCCGCGGCGACCCGATCCCCAACGAGGTGCTGCTGCGCGTCCTGGAGGCGGCCCACACCGCCCCCAGCGTCGGCCACTCCCAGCCCTGGGACTTCGTCGTCATCCGCTCGGACGAGACCCGCGAGAAGATGCACCGGCTCGCGGCGGCGCAGCGCGAGGCCTACGCCAAGTCGCTGCCCAAGGCGCGCGCCAAGCAGTTCCGCGAGCTGAAGATCGAGGCCATCCTCGAAACGCCGGTGAACATCGTCGTCACCGCCGACTCCACCCGCGGCGGCCGGCACACCCTCGGCCGGCACACCCAGCCGCAGATGGCCCCGTACTCCTCCGCGCTCGCCGTCGAGAACCTCTGGCTCGCCGCCCGCGCCGAGGGCCTGGGCGTCGGCTGGGTGAGCTTCTTCGACGAGCGCGAGATGGTCCGCGAACTGGGCCTGCCCGAGCACCTCGAAGTCGTCGCCTACCTGTGCATCGGCTACGTCGACGAGTTCCCGCAGGAGCCCGAGCTGCTGCAGGCCGGCTGGTCCAAGCGGCGCCCGCTGTCCTGGGTCGTCCACGAGGAGACCTACGGCCGCCGCGCGCTGCCCGGCGAGAGCCCGCACGACCTCCTCCAGGAGACCCTGCAGGGCATCCGCCCGCTGGACGCCAAGGCGCTCGGCGAGGCCTGGGAGCGGCAGAAGCGGATGACCAAGCCCGCCGGGGCGCTGGGCATGCTGGAGATCATCTCCGCGCAGCTGTCCGGACTCTCCCGCAAGTGCCCGCCGCCCATCCCGGAGCCCGCCGCCGTAGCGATCTTCGCCGGTGACCACGGCGTGCACGCCCAGGGCGTGACCCCCTGGCCCCAGGAGGTCACCGGCCAGATGGTCGCCAACTTCCTGGGCGGCGGCGCGGTCTGCAACGCCTTCGCCAACCAGGTCGGCGCCGAGGTCTGTGTCGTGGACGTCGGTGTCGCGAGCGACCTGCCCGCCACCCCGGGCCTGCTGCCCCGCAAGGTCCGCGCCGGCACCGACGACTTCACGGCCGGCCCGGCGATGAGCCAGGAGGACGTGCTCAAGGCGATCGAGGTCGGTATCGACACCGCCCGTGACCTGGTCGCGGCCGGCAACAAGGCGCTGCTCACGGGCGAGATGGGCATCGCCAACACCACCACCTCCGCCGCGCTGATCTCCGTCTACACCGGCGTCGACCCGGTCGAGGTCACCGGCCGCGGCACCGGCATCAACGACGAGACGCACGCCCGCAAGGTCGATGTCGTCCGCCGCGCCCTGGAGCTCCACCAGCCCGACCCGGCCGACCCCATCGGTGTCCTCGCCGCGGTCGGCGGCCTGGAGCACGCCGCCCTCGTCGGACTGATCCTTGGCGGCGCCTCGCTGCGTACGCCGGTGATCCTCGACGGGGTCAGCGCCGGCGCCGCCGCCCTGGTGGCCCGTGCCATCGCCCCCGAGGCGCTGGCGGCCTGCATCGCCGGACACCGCAGCGCCGAGCCGGGCCATGTCGCGGCCCTGAACAAGCTGGGTCTGCGCCCGCTGGTCGACCTCGATCTGCGCCTCGGCGAGGGCACCGGCGCCCTGCTCGCGCTGCCCGTGGTGCAGAGCGCCGCCCGCGCCATGCACGAGGTCGCCACCTTCGACTCCGCCGGAGTCACCGAGAAGAGCTGAGCGGGGCAGCCACCGTCCCCGCATGACCCCCGGCCCGCAGCCCCATAGGCTGTGGGCCGGGGCCGTACCGCCCCGGGGCGTCCCCCGCACCAGCCGCTCCAGAGCCGCAGCGGCTGCGCCGGCCGCCGAACCCCGCAGCATCCGCACAAGGAGCCCTACCGCCATGGCCGATCACGCCGCCGAACACGCCGCCTACCCCGTCGGACTGCGGCTGTCCGGCCGCCGGGTGGTCGTCCTGGGCGCCGGACAGGTCGCCCAGCGCCGGCTCCCTTCCCTGGTCGCCGCGGGTGCCGACGTGCTGCTGATCTCCCCGTCCGCGACCCCCTCCGTCGAGGCGATGGCCGACGCCGGCGAGATCCGCTGGGAGCGCCGCCGCTACCAGGGCGGCGACCTCGACGGCGCCTGGTACGCCCTGATCTCCACCGACGACCCGGAGGCCAACGCGGCCGCGTCCCAGGAGGCCGAGGACCGCCGGGTGTGGTGCGTACGCTCCGACGACGCCGAGGCGGCCACCGCCTGGACCCCGGCCACCGGCCGCAGTGAGGGCGTCACCGTCGCCGTGCTCACCGGCCGCGACCCGCGCCGCTCCGCCGCCGTACGCGACGCGATCGTCGAGGGTCTGCGCGACGGCAGCATCGCCGCCCCGCACCACCGCCGCCCGCACACCCCGGGCGTGGCGCTGGTCGGCGGCGGCCCCGGCGACCCCGACCTGATCACCGTCCGCGGCCGCCGGCTGCTCGCCGAGGCCGACGTCGTGATCGCCGACCGGCTCGGCCCCCGCGATCTGCTCGCCGAACTCCCGCCGCACGTCGAGGTCATCGACGCGGCGAAGATCCCCTACGGCCGGTTCATGGCCCAGGAGGCCATCAACAACGCGCTGATCGAGCACGCCAAGGCCGGCAAGGCCGTGGTCCGGCTCAAGGGCGGCGACCCGTTCGTCTTCGGCCGCGGCATGGAGGAGGCCCAGGCGCTCGCCGAGGCCGGTATCCCCTGCACCGTCGTCCCCGGGATCTCCAGCACCATCTCGGTGCCCGGCGCCGCCGGCATCCCGGTCACCCACCGCGGGGTCGCCCATGAATTCACCGTGGTCAGCGGCCATGTGGCCCCCGACGACGAGCGCTCGCTCGTGGACTGGCCCTCGCTCGCCAAGCTGCGCGGCACCCTCGTGGTCCTGATGGGCGTGGAGAACAGCGGCGCCATCGCCGCCAAGCTCATCGAGCACGGCCGGCCCGCCGACACCCCGGCCGCCGTCATCCAGGAAGGCACCACCGCCGCCCAGCGCCGGGTCGACGCCACGCTCGCCACGCTCGGCGACACCGTACGGGCCGAGGGCGTCCGTCCTCCGGCGGTCATCGTCGTCGGCGACGTCGTCACCGTCGCCCCCGCACCTGCCCCCAGGTAGCCGATCCCGACGCGGCATTGGCACCCCGACACCGACAAGGCACTCTCTTCCCGTGGCAGAAATCATCACCGTCGACGATCCGGACGACCCCCGGCTGGCCGACTACACCGGTCTGACCGACGTCGAGCTGCGGCGCCGGCGCGAGCCCGCTGAAGGGCTCTTCATCGCCGAGGGCGAGAAGGTCATCCGGCGCGCCCGGCAGGCCGGTTACGAGATGCGGTCCATGCTGCTCTCCGCCAAGTGGGTCGATGTGATGCGCGATGTGATCGACGAGGTCCCGGCGCCGGTCTACGCCGTCAGCCCGGACCTCGCCGAGCGGGTCACGGGCTACCACGTCCACCGCGGGGCGCTGGCCTCCATGCAGCGCAAACCGCTGCCGGACGCCACCGAACTCCTCGCCGGGGCCCGGCGCATCGTCGTCATGGAAGCGGTCAACGACCACACCAACATCGGCGCGATCTTCCGCAGCGCGGCGGCCCTCGGCATGGACGCGGTGCTGCTCTCCCCGGACTGCGCCGACCCGCTCTACCGCCGCTCGGTCAAGGTCTCCATGGGGGCGGTGTTCTCCGTGCCGTACGCCCGCCTGGAGAGCTGGCCCCGGGACCTGGCCGCCGTACGGGAAGCGGGCTTCACCCTGCTCGCCCTCACCCCGGCCGAGAAGGCCACCGGCATCGACGAAGTCGCCCCGCACACCCTGGAGCGCGCCGCCCTGATGCTGGGTGCGGAGGGCGGCGGTCTGAGCACCGGTGCCCTGCGGGCTGCCGACGAATGGGTCCGCATCCCGATGGCGCACGGCGTGGACTCGCTCAACGTCGGAGCGGCCGCCGCGGTGGCCTTCTACGCGGTGGCGACGGGGCGGCCCGCTTAAGGGGGCGGGCCTTGTGCCCTCAGGCGGGCCGGCGCCCCTTGAGCGAGCCTGCGCCCTGCCCGGTCGGCCCGCCCCGCGGGCCCGCCCCGCGTCACGGTGGGAACCCCCGCCCCCGACGCCGCCCATGGCCGATCACCAGGGCACGGGCGTTCCGTCCCAGGAGAAGAAGCCACCGGTGGGGCCGTCATCCGGCAGCAGGGCCAGGCGGACGGCACCTTGCGCGGCCTCGGCCGGGTCGCCTCCGGCCGCGGTCCGGGAGTTGAGATCGGTGGCCCGCAGTCCGGGGGCGAGCGCGTTGACCTTGAAGCCGTCCTCGGCCAGCGTCTGGGCGTAGAAGACGGTGAGGGCGTTGAGGGCGGCCTTGGACGACCGGTAGGCGGCGGCGCCCCCGCTTCCCGGGGGGAACTGGGGGTTGGGGCTGGTGCTCCAGGTCAGCGACGCGGTGCCACTGGAGACGTTGACGATCCGCGGATACGGGGACCGGCGCAGGGCGGGCAGGAAGGCATTGGTCACCGCCACCACCCCGAACACATTGGTCTCGTAGGTGCGCCGGAACTCCTCGACGCCGGTGTCGGCCGGCGGGGCGAGTGACGGTGAGATGCCGGCGTTGTTGACCAGCATGTCCAGGCGGTCCACCTGAGCCGCGGCCCGGGCGATGCCGCCGGGATCCGTCACGTCCAGGACCAGGGGACGGGCCCCGGAGCCGATCTCCTCGACGGCCCGCTGCCCGCGTTCAGGGTCGCGGGAGCCCACGTACACGGTGACGCCCTCGGCGGCGAGCAGCCGGGCGATATGCTGGCCGATGCCCTTGTTGGCACCGGTGACCAGAGCTGTGCGTCCATTCATGACCATCACACTTCCCTGGCCGCGGGCGCCCTGCCAGGGACAGCCTGTACCAGGCAGCGGGAGGAGGCGGCATGGCGCGGCAGGAACTGGCCCACTACCTGCGGGACCGCCGGGCGGCCCTGCGTCCGCACGAGATCGGCCTGGCGGCGACGGGCACCGACCGCCGCACACCGGGTCTGCGCCGCGAAGAGGTGGCGGAGCTCGCGCACATGTCGGTCGACTACTACACGCGGCTGGAGCAGGCCCGGGGGCCGCGGCCGTCGGCCCGGATCCTGGACGGGCTTGCTCGCGCGCTGCGGCTCACACCGGCCGAGCGCAGCCACCTGTTCCGCCTGGCGGGTACGAGCGCGCCGCCCGGCATCAGCGCCGTGCGGCGGGTGCGCCCGCACGTGGCCCGGATGCTGGAGCGACTGCCGGAGACCGGTGCCGTCGTCACCGACGCCGCGTACGACGTCATCGCCTGGAACCCCCTGGCCCGGACACTGCTTAGCGCCGACCCCGCGGGCGGGACGACGAACCTGGCCCGACGCCGCTTCCTGGGCCGGGAGCGGAGGCACGAGAGCTCCGGGGCCGAGGAGTTCGGGCACATCGTGGTGGCGCGGCTGCGCCGGGCCGAGGACCGCTACCCGCACGACCCGCAGCTGGCCGCCCTGCTGGCCGAACTGCACGCCGGCAGTGCGGAGTTCCGGCAGATCTGGCAGACGCGTCCGGTCCACGCTCCCGGGCACCGCACCAAGACCCTGGACCATCCGGAGACCGGCGCGCTGCGCCTGAACTGCGACGTCCTGCTCGTGCCCGAGGACGACCAGGAGGTCGTCCTGATCACGGCCGACCCCGGATCACCCTCCGCGCGGACCCTGCGCAGGCTGGCCGCGCGGACGACCTGAAACGAAGCGGACGACCTGAACGAGCGGACGACCCGAAACGAACGAGGCGCGCAGGCCTCTCCGGCAGTCACCGGGCCTCGCACCTACAGGTTTCCGGGGCTTGCGCCCAC includes:
- the cbiE gene encoding precorrin-6y C5,15-methyltransferase (decarboxylating) subunit CbiE, whose product is MADRVTVIGWDGSALTAAARSALGAATLVAGAAHHLALPEVPPNAERIRLGSVTLAARRIAQHRGTAVVLADGDPGFFGVVRTLRAPEHGLEVEVVPAVSSVAAAFARAGMPWDDAQVVVAHSRDLRRAVNVCRAHTKVAVLTSPGAGPAELALLLGGVHRTFVICEDLGTDRERVTVLTSDKVADHVWRDPNVVIVVGGSPGGAAAQGTGWIAGREVGHPTGARGWGLPAGAYGGALGEGESVQLRTAQLARLGPQVGDLVWDIGAGSGAAAVEAGRFGAAVIAVDADPDACGRAAALARRHGVQLQVVHGRAPQVLEDLPEPDVVRVGGGGAEVVTACAARRPERIVTHAATRDEAEVLGRALADGGYDVECALLQSVDLDTSVWVERERSVVFLLSGYRVPHP
- the cobT gene encoding nicotinate-nucleotide--dimethylbenzimidazole phosphoribosyltransferase, with translation MTDTGQVPGEGQPENAGGHPGQPQPAAAPSPADAGPTELPGMAPPPGTYPYVDQADGVAEDDDLLLMPGAQGAWSEQPAAQPLPQPQETHQGPQGTPYDPAAQGATGFEPMPAPAGDHESGGRDSGSVDLGAVRIPQPAAPQQSRAAAPATPPRRPLHMGPPVPDATGGVVRSLADRGPADAPAQPAARHAGPPTGGPEYFDAPAGAPETAMGEVPSPQTGLPYAEQPLGEAAAPEPGLAAASYAGQPYGEQPYGEQSYGGQAYGGQLSAEQTYGAAGQGPLPGPQLGEIPSQAPSWNEAAAQAAASVPLAETVAPEASVAPEALVAPVAEPAPAVPQDTAPGGQPQPMPLPAEDTATPADGAAVAEDAVEAAEAADVVDVVQEAPEALDVQAGAETAAQAQPQEAAAEALPDAAVTGEDGTAAPGAPAPEAAVPNVPAADLPAPDPSAPDEAAAAAQQPGTAAAEDVQQPADQDSPAEAEAGTGAEPELPAQPVGAPDLVADEAVAQAGEPVAAQPLADVTADPAPAPQDEQSADQEQPAGGPGEAPAEAVDAAPAEAAPAEAVPADASGTDAPDVPVAESATASDAPLEQTVIEPPEAQEPAAGEPQSGAPVDDAAGQQTAEAPAPQDAPQDAPQAAPQDADTTVEEQPEAAGPDAPDRPGEPDASAAEATPDTGPATDGPTDEPAETTGAADTAGPDEAAGTDEPAGTADTAEPAGTDETAPTAETFEPADADGPQVPGDPSDAPLLTVHIPAQASGEPSTTDTPAPAPAPQAKAEEPPAAGSAPDSTPAADAPADETPQQQDDEMPQQQDAAELVQLGDDLPHTAAEQSAEAPDGSVAESTEAPDAAGLPSPAAGYDDDERAAVHRVMRERRDIRNGFRGDPIPNEVLLRVLEAAHTAPSVGHSQPWDFVVIRSDETREKMHRLAAAQREAYAKSLPKARAKQFRELKIEAILETPVNIVVTADSTRGGRHTLGRHTQPQMAPYSSALAVENLWLAARAEGLGVGWVSFFDEREMVRELGLPEHLEVVAYLCIGYVDEFPQEPELLQAGWSKRRPLSWVVHEETYGRRALPGESPHDLLQETLQGIRPLDAKALGEAWERQKRMTKPAGALGMLEIISAQLSGLSRKCPPPIPEPAAVAIFAGDHGVHAQGVTPWPQEVTGQMVANFLGGGAVCNAFANQVGAEVCVVDVGVASDLPATPGLLPRKVRAGTDDFTAGPAMSQEDVLKAIEVGIDTARDLVAAGNKALLTGEMGIANTTTSAALISVYTGVDPVEVTGRGTGINDETHARKVDVVRRALELHQPDPADPIGVLAAVGGLEHAALVGLILGGASLRTPVILDGVSAGAAALVARAIAPEALAACIAGHRSAEPGHVAALNKLGLRPLVDLDLRLGEGTGALLALPVVQSAARAMHEVATFDSAGVTEKS
- the cobA gene encoding uroporphyrinogen-III C-methyltransferase, producing MADHAAEHAAYPVGLRLSGRRVVVLGAGQVAQRRLPSLVAAGADVLLISPSATPSVEAMADAGEIRWERRRYQGGDLDGAWYALISTDDPEANAAASQEAEDRRVWCVRSDDAEAATAWTPATGRSEGVTVAVLTGRDPRRSAAVRDAIVEGLRDGSIAAPHHRRPHTPGVALVGGGPGDPDLITVRGRRLLAEADVVIADRLGPRDLLAELPPHVEVIDAAKIPYGRFMAQEAINNALIEHAKAGKAVVRLKGGDPFVFGRGMEEAQALAEAGIPCTVVPGISSTISVPGAAGIPVTHRGVAHEFTVVSGHVAPDDERSLVDWPSLAKLRGTLVVLMGVENSGAIAAKLIEHGRPADTPAAVIQEGTTAAQRRVDATLATLGDTVRAEGVRPPAVIVVGDVVTVAPAPAPR
- a CDS encoding TrmH family RNA methyltransferase, which encodes MAEIITVDDPDDPRLADYTGLTDVELRRRREPAEGLFIAEGEKVIRRARQAGYEMRSMLLSAKWVDVMRDVIDEVPAPVYAVSPDLAERVTGYHVHRGALASMQRKPLPDATELLAGARRIVVMEAVNDHTNIGAIFRSAAALGMDAVLLSPDCADPLYRRSVKVSMGAVFSVPYARLESWPRDLAAVREAGFTLLALTPAEKATGIDEVAPHTLERAALMLGAEGGGLSTGALRAADEWVRIPMAHGVDSLNVGAAAAVAFYAVATGRPA
- a CDS encoding SDR family oxidoreductase: MNGRTALVTGANKGIGQHIARLLAAEGVTVYVGSRDPERGQRAVEEIGSGARPLVLDVTDPGGIARAAAQVDRLDMLVNNAGISPSLAPPADTGVEEFRRTYETNVFGVVAVTNAFLPALRRSPYPRIVNVSSGTASLTWSTSPNPQFPPGSGGAAAYRSSKAALNALTVFYAQTLAEDGFKVNALAPGLRATDLNSRTAAGGDPAEAAQGAVRLALLPDDGPTGGFFSWDGTPVPW
- a CDS encoding helix-turn-helix transcriptional regulator translates to MARQELAHYLRDRRAALRPHEIGLAATGTDRRTPGLRREEVAELAHMSVDYYTRLEQARGPRPSARILDGLARALRLTPAERSHLFRLAGTSAPPGISAVRRVRPHVARMLERLPETGAVVTDAAYDVIAWNPLARTLLSADPAGGTTNLARRRFLGRERRHESSGAEEFGHIVVARLRRAEDRYPHDPQLAALLAELHAGSAEFRQIWQTRPVHAPGHRTKTLDHPETGALRLNCDVLLVPEDDQEVVLITADPGSPSARTLRRLAARTT